From uncultured Roseateles sp., the proteins below share one genomic window:
- a CDS encoding response regulator transcription factor, protein MHILLVEDDAPLAESIATAMRARGWRADVSATGEPVPASLLKDDYDALVLDIGLPGIDGLETLRRVRAQGSYLPVLMLTARDGVEDRVLGLERGADDYLVKPFALSELLARLRALVRRHEFRRGETLELAALRFDVPARRAYVEDLPVKLTARECIVLQYLMLKTGQIVPRDQFAALIPGWDAATSDNALELLMSRLRAKIEAGGVRLRTVRGLGYLLEPAVPPA, encoded by the coding sequence TTGCACATCCTCCTGGTTGAAGACGACGCACCGCTGGCCGAGTCCATCGCGACGGCAATGCGGGCGCGGGGCTGGCGTGCCGATGTCAGCGCCACCGGTGAACCGGTGCCCGCATCGCTGCTGAAGGACGACTACGACGCCTTGGTGCTGGACATCGGCCTGCCCGGCATCGACGGCCTGGAAACGCTGCGCCGGGTGCGCGCCCAGGGCTCCTATCTGCCGGTGCTGATGCTGACGGCGCGCGACGGGGTCGAGGACCGCGTGCTCGGACTGGAGCGCGGCGCCGACGACTACCTCGTCAAACCCTTCGCGCTCAGCGAGCTGCTGGCCCGGCTGCGGGCCCTGGTGCGCCGCCATGAGTTCCGCCGCGGCGAGACGCTGGAGCTGGCGGCGCTGCGTTTCGATGTGCCCGCGCGCCGTGCCTATGTCGAGGACCTGCCGGTGAAGCTGACGGCCCGCGAGTGCATCGTGCTGCAGTACCTGATGCTCAAGACCGGCCAGATCGTGCCGCGTGACCAGTTCGCGGCGCTGATACCCGGCTGGGATGCCGCCACCTCCGACAATGCCCTCGAGCTGCTGATGTCGCGGCTGCGGGCCAAGATCGAGGCCGGCGGCGTGCGCCTGCGCACCGTGCGCGGCCTGGGCTATCTGCTCGAACCCGCCGTGCCCCCGGCATGA
- a CDS encoding sensor histidine kinase, translating into MSPAGAALSRQRQPSLRRALLLWLLLPLVLLIPLSAALMYGLALSPALDALDRALTDTAVALAQIVEVQGDRVSLPLSEQTARALRADLVDETVFAVGDPQGRFLGGHAALLAMAPALQAGQWRFFEAALDGKPVRVAAFGRPCGEGATCAIVVAETLGKRAAAERAALLGALLGALALALPLVALALLVVGRALRPLQRAVADLESLTPQRLEDIEARGVPREVVGFVHAFNRLLARLREAAAAQRAFVSDAAHQLRTPLAVMRVEAAEALATPHPQALQPALERLHAAAERGTRLAQQLLALARAEGMALAPTQQWQRLDLSRLAAGSADRWLQPSLAAGQDLGFDLQPAWVEGDTVLLEEMLGNLIHNAIEYAGPGASITVRTGTLDGRAWLCVEDDGPGVPADERELLWQRFRRGREAGGMGSGLGLTIVADIARLHGGVATMEAAERHGLRVLVRFAPTGPATPR; encoded by the coding sequence ATGAGCCCGGCCGGCGCCGCATTGTCCCGACAGCGCCAGCCCAGCCTGCGGCGCGCGCTGCTGCTGTGGCTGCTGCTGCCGCTGGTGCTGCTCATTCCCTTGAGTGCTGCGCTGATGTACGGGCTGGCGTTGAGCCCGGCGCTGGATGCGCTGGACCGCGCCTTGACCGACACGGCGGTGGCGCTGGCCCAGATCGTCGAGGTCCAGGGCGACCGCGTCAGCCTGCCGCTGAGCGAACAGACCGCCCGTGCGCTGCGGGCCGACCTGGTGGACGAGACCGTGTTTGCCGTTGGCGACCCCCAGGGCCGCTTCCTCGGCGGCCATGCGGCGCTGCTGGCCATGGCCCCGGCCCTGCAGGCCGGGCAGTGGCGATTCTTCGAGGCGGCGCTGGATGGCAAGCCGGTGCGTGTGGCCGCCTTCGGCCGCCCCTGCGGCGAGGGCGCCACCTGTGCCATCGTTGTGGCCGAAACCCTGGGCAAGCGCGCCGCCGCCGAGCGCGCGGCGCTGCTGGGCGCCCTGCTCGGCGCGCTGGCACTGGCCCTGCCGCTGGTGGCGTTGGCCCTGCTGGTGGTGGGCCGGGCGCTGCGGCCGCTGCAGCGGGCGGTGGCCGATCTGGAGTCCCTGACACCGCAGCGGCTGGAGGATATCGAGGCGCGGGGCGTGCCGCGCGAGGTGGTCGGCTTCGTGCATGCCTTCAACCGCCTGCTGGCCCGACTGCGGGAGGCGGCCGCGGCGCAGCGCGCCTTCGTGTCCGATGCCGCCCACCAGCTGCGCACGCCGCTGGCGGTGATGCGCGTCGAGGCGGCCGAGGCGCTGGCCACGCCCCATCCGCAGGCGCTGCAGCCGGCGCTCGAGCGCCTGCATGCGGCGGCGGAGCGCGGCACCCGGCTGGCGCAGCAGCTGCTCGCGCTGGCCCGGGCCGAAGGCATGGCCCTGGCCCCGACCCAGCAGTGGCAGCGGCTGGACCTGAGCCGGCTGGCCGCAGGCAGCGCTGACCGCTGGCTGCAGCCCTCGCTGGCCGCCGGCCAGGACCTGGGCTTCGATCTGCAGCCGGCCTGGGTCGAGGGCGACACGGTGCTGCTGGAGGAGATGCTGGGCAACCTGATCCACAACGCAATCGAGTATGCCGGGCCCGGCGCCAGCATCACGGTGCGCACCGGCACCCTCGATGGCCGTGCCTGGCTCTGCGTGGAGGATGATGGCCCCGGCGTGCCGGCCGACGAGCGCGAGCTGCTGTGGCAGCGGTTCCGGCGTGGCCGCGAGGCAGGCGGCATGGGCAGCGGCCTGGGCCTGACCATCGTGGCCGACATTGCCCGCCTGCACGGCGGCGTGGCCACGATGGAGGCCGCCGAGCGGCACGGTCTGCGGGTGCTGGTCCGCTTTGCGCCGACCGGGCCAGCGACCCCGCGCTGA
- a CDS encoding tripartite tricarboxylate transporter permease encodes MDIIHNLMFGFGHALTLQNLMFCAIGCTVGTLVGLLPGLGPLATISLLLPLTYSIPTGGALIMLAGIYYGAQYGDSVSAITMKIPHASSIVACIDGYQMTLKGKTGLALFTAGVSSFIGGTVAIVVLSCLAPSLGEVAFLFGPADYCALMLVGFVCVSFVTTGSLLNGMAMCLIGVLIGQIGTDVNSGTQRFTFDLGFLADGVGLVSVALGCFGIAEITKNLDAKEERTPFNGKINLMPTWPEFKRIIPSALRGSIVGSFLGILPGGGPVIAQFAAYALDKKVSKYRHEIGSGAIEGVAGQAAADEAAARTSFIPLMSIGIPENAVMALMMAAFVIKGIQPGPNMIAGHPDLFWGLVASMWVGNCFLLLLNVPLVRYWLSVFKIPYAVLFPSILFFCCIGTYSVNNNIDDIFLTAAFGFAGYLFMRLDLDAAPLMLGFILGPMLEENFRRAMLLSRGSFSTFVTRPISGSLVGLIVLFIGWQTVSFILKSRGEAARLRESGALHPT; translated from the coding sequence ATGGACATCATCCACAACCTCATGTTCGGTTTCGGACATGCCCTGACGCTGCAGAACCTGATGTTCTGCGCCATCGGCTGCACGGTCGGCACCCTGGTGGGCCTGCTGCCCGGCCTGGGCCCGCTGGCCACCATCAGCCTGTTGCTGCCGCTGACCTATTCGATCCCGACCGGCGGCGCGCTGATCATGCTGGCCGGCATCTACTACGGTGCCCAGTACGGTGACAGTGTCAGCGCCATCACGATGAAGATTCCGCACGCCAGCAGCATCGTGGCCTGTATCGACGGCTACCAGATGACGCTGAAGGGCAAGACGGGGCTGGCCCTGTTCACCGCCGGCGTCTCCAGCTTCATCGGCGGCACGGTGGCCATTGTCGTGCTGTCCTGCCTGGCGCCCAGCCTGGGCGAGGTGGCCTTCCTGTTCGGCCCTGCCGACTACTGCGCGCTGATGCTGGTCGGCTTCGTCTGCGTCAGCTTCGTCACCACCGGCAGCCTGCTCAACGGCATGGCGATGTGCCTGATCGGCGTGCTGATCGGACAGATCGGCACCGACGTCAACAGCGGCACCCAGCGCTTCACCTTCGACCTGGGTTTCCTCGCCGACGGCGTCGGCCTGGTCAGCGTCGCGCTGGGCTGCTTCGGCATTGCCGAGATCACCAAGAACCTGGATGCCAAGGAGGAGCGCACGCCCTTCAACGGCAAGATCAACCTGATGCCCACCTGGCCCGAGTTCAAGCGCATCATCCCCAGCGCCCTGCGCGGCAGCATCGTCGGCTCCTTCCTCGGCATCCTGCCCGGCGGTGGGCCGGTGATCGCACAGTTCGCCGCCTATGCGCTGGACAAGAAGGTCAGCAAGTACCGCCACGAGATCGGCTCCGGCGCGATCGAGGGCGTGGCGGGTCAGGCGGCAGCGGACGAGGCCGCCGCCCGCACCAGCTTCATTCCGCTGATGAGCATTGGCATCCCGGAGAACGCGGTGATGGCGCTGATGATGGCCGCCTTCGTCATCAAGGGCATACAGCCGGGACCGAACATGATCGCCGGCCACCCCGATCTGTTCTGGGGCCTGGTCGCCAGCATGTGGGTGGGCAACTGCTTCCTGCTGCTGCTGAACGTGCCACTGGTGCGCTACTGGCTGTCGGTGTTCAAGATTCCCTACGCCGTGCTGTTCCCGTCCATCCTGTTCTTCTGCTGCATCGGCACCTACAGCGTCAACAACAATATCGACGACATCTTCCTGACCGCGGCCTTCGGCTTTGCCGGCTACCTGTTCATGCGCCTGGACCTCGATGCGGCGCCTTTGATGCTGGGCTTCATCCTCGGCCCGATGCTGGAAGAGAACTTCCGCCGCGCCATGCTGTTGAGCCGCGGCAGCTTCTCGACCTTTGTCACGCGGCCGATCAGCGGCAGCCTGGTCGGGCTGATCGTCCTGTTCATCGGTTGGCAGACAGTGAGCTTCATTCTCAAGTCGCGGGGCGAAGCCGCCCGGCTGCGCGAGAGCGGCGCCCTGCACCCGACCTGA
- a CDS encoding tripartite tricarboxylate transporter TctB family protein encodes MNNRNLVRGLFLAAIALSFGLGALQYPLGSFARAGAGMFPFMMSSLLFVIAIITIVRSRFVAPEPLGFNLKNIALILAALCSCALLTKLLNMSVGIAAMVFIAAFAGTSYSWQRNLKVAAGLIAVAFAFQKLLGLNLPLL; translated from the coding sequence ATGAATAACCGAAACCTCGTCAGAGGCCTGTTCCTCGCGGCCATTGCGCTGTCGTTCGGACTGGGCGCGCTGCAGTACCCCCTGGGCAGCTTTGCCCGCGCCGGTGCGGGCATGTTCCCCTTCATGATGAGCTCGCTGCTCTTCGTGATCGCCATCATCACCATCGTGCGCTCGCGCTTTGTGGCGCCCGAGCCGCTGGGCTTCAACCTGAAGAACATCGCGCTGATCCTGGCCGCCCTGTGCAGTTGCGCGCTGCTGACCAAGCTGCTCAATATGAGCGTGGGCATCGCCGCGATGGTCTTCATTGCTGCCTTCGCGGGCACCTCGTACTCCTGGCAACGCAATCTGAAGGTGGCAGCGGGCCTGATCGCCGTCGCCTTTGCGTTCCAGAAGCTCCTCGGCCTCAACCTGCCCCTGCTCTGA
- a CDS encoding glutathione S-transferase family protein: MALILHYHPLSSFCWKTLIALYERGLPFETRLVNFGDAQARAAFTDLWPTSKIPLLEDAGRVIPETSIMIEYLEQQHPGPVSLLPGDAQAQLDVRLWDRLFDLYVMDPMQRFIGQLLRPEAERDASALAASQAGLAMAYDLIERRLGPGPWAAGEHFSLADCAAAPALFYAAIVRPLPPDHGRLRAYFERLMARPTVQRVIVEARPYFAYFPLHQAIPAEFLGEPPPA; encoded by the coding sequence ATGGCCCTGATACTGCACTACCACCCGCTGTCTTCGTTCTGCTGGAAGACCTTGATCGCCCTGTACGAGCGTGGCCTGCCTTTCGAGACCCGCCTCGTCAATTTCGGTGACGCCCAGGCCCGGGCGGCTTTCACCGATCTGTGGCCGACATCGAAGATTCCGTTGCTGGAAGACGCGGGCCGCGTCATTCCCGAGACCTCGATCATGATCGAGTACCTTGAGCAGCAGCATCCCGGCCCCGTCAGCCTGCTGCCCGGTGACGCACAGGCGCAGCTGGACGTGCGGCTCTGGGACCGCCTCTTCGACCTCTATGTGATGGACCCGATGCAGCGCTTCATCGGCCAGTTGCTGCGCCCCGAAGCCGAGCGTGACGCGTCCGCACTGGCCGCCTCGCAGGCCGGCCTGGCCATGGCCTATGACCTGATCGAGCGCCGGCTCGGCCCGGGCCCCTGGGCCGCCGGCGAGCACTTCAGCCTGGCCGACTGCGCTGCGGCCCCGGCCCTGTTCTATGCCGCCATCGTCCGGCCCCTGCCGCCTGACCACGGCCGGCTGAGGGCTTATTTCGAGCGTCTGATGGCGCGGCCGACCGTGCAGCGCGTGATCGTCGAGGCCAGGCCCTACTTCGCCTACTTCCCGCTGCATCAGGCGATTCCGGCCGAGTTCCTCGGCGAGCCGCCGCCGGCCTGA
- a CDS encoding peroxidase-related enzyme (This protein belongs to a clade of uncharacterized proteins related to peroxidases such as the alkylhydroperoxidase AhpD.), whose protein sequence is MTTSTVDLIDALAPMPASSAVHAVRHQRDKVVAGTQGSYDAIFDPSLGGPTLAERLLTAHLIARLTGSEVLQAHYREQLLAMPALTASERAALDGKPVDGRLQAILSFTQTLTERPVEGDKAALLKLPAAGLSTAEVVALAQLIAFVAYQLRVVAGLQALVESGASDTPAVADALDAPFVHPANLPKPGEPLRVNGFTSETLDWKAWLPVLQLDRATPAQLAVLEASHPKAKTSDYYLTLAQQPRILEERSIVFNAIMYAPGGLSRAERELGSAVVSRVNGCVYCASVHAQRFEQITKRNDVIHQVFTEPQGAGTTARERAIVQLAIDLTLRPAQFGAAQLQAVHAAGLSALEVLDLIHAVAIFAWANRLMLNLGEPVFPAQPG, encoded by the coding sequence ATGACCACATCCACCGTCGATCTGATCGATGCCCTCGCCCCTATGCCCGCCAGCAGCGCCGTGCACGCCGTGCGCCATCAGCGCGACAAGGTCGTTGCCGGCACGCAGGGCAGCTATGACGCGATCTTCGACCCGTCACTGGGCGGGCCCACGCTGGCCGAGCGCCTGCTGACGGCCCATCTGATCGCTCGCCTCACTGGAAGCGAGGTGCTGCAAGCCCACTACCGCGAGCAACTTCTGGCTATGCCCGCGCTGACGGCGAGCGAGCGCGCCGCCCTCGACGGCAAGCCGGTCGATGGCCGCCTGCAGGCCATTCTCAGCTTCACCCAGACCCTGACCGAGCGTCCGGTGGAGGGCGACAAGGCCGCCCTGCTCAAGCTGCCCGCCGCCGGCCTGAGCACGGCCGAGGTGGTGGCGCTGGCCCAGCTGATCGCTTTTGTGGCCTACCAGCTGCGCGTGGTCGCTGGTCTGCAGGCCCTGGTCGAGTCGGGTGCGAGCGATACGCCGGCCGTGGCCGATGCGCTAGATGCGCCCTTCGTCCATCCGGCCAATCTGCCCAAGCCCGGCGAGCCCTTGCGCGTCAACGGCTTCACCAGCGAGACCTTGGACTGGAAGGCCTGGCTGCCGGTGCTGCAGCTGGACCGGGCCACGCCCGCCCAGTTGGCGGTGCTGGAGGCCAGCCACCCGAAGGCCAAGACCAGCGACTACTACCTGACCCTGGCCCAGCAGCCCCGTATCCTCGAAGAGCGCTCCATCGTCTTCAACGCCATCATGTATGCGCCGGGCGGCCTGTCGCGGGCCGAGCGGGAGCTGGGCAGCGCGGTGGTGTCGCGCGTCAACGGCTGCGTCTATTGCGCCTCGGTCCATGCCCAGCGCTTCGAGCAGATCACCAAGCGCAACGACGTCATCCATCAGGTCTTCACCGAGCCCCAGGGCGCCGGCACCACTGCACGTGAGCGCGCCATCGTGCAGCTGGCTATAGACCTGACCCTGCGGCCGGCGCAGTTCGGCGCGGCCCAGCTGCAGGCGGTGCACGCGGCCGGCCTGTCGGCGCTGGAAGTGCTGGACCTGATACACGCGGTGGCGATCTTCGCCTGGGCCAACCGCTTGATGCTGAACCTGGGCGAGCCGGTGTTCCCCGCCCAGCCCGGCTGA
- a CDS encoding acyl-CoA thioester hydrolase/BAAT C-terminal domain-containing protein, which translates to MQLTVTPDDALIDVPRRIAVQGLRPGESVTLGTRTVRGPGVVWRSVASFRADAAGLVDLMRDAPVSGSYEGVSAMGLIWSQAPEVNGASREVFAAEPAAALVTEVTVTRDDATTVQRSFVQRLAADGVTRRDIREQGLVGTLFLPAGPGPHPAVMVLNGSGGGINEPRAALYASHGYAALALGYFKAPGLSDYISNTKLEYFETALHWLHQTVKPKRGFVALSGQSRGGELVLLLGSLFPDLVSAVIGYVPGAVVHSAQNACDPATGREGPAWIFRGRPLPHLWEHNRTASWKPWDEGPQPRRHTNALLTALQDAEAVERARIRVENIQGPVMLLSATDDGSWPSSRYGQMVVERLQQFQHPHPVEQLDFEGAGHSIVFPFVPTTQLVYAHPVSGRLSTTGGAPAANAQADEASWAGVLRFLNQAVQAKA; encoded by the coding sequence ATGCAGCTGACCGTCACCCCGGACGATGCGCTGATCGATGTGCCGCGGCGCATCGCGGTGCAAGGCCTGCGGCCCGGCGAGAGCGTGACACTGGGCACGCGCACCGTGCGCGGGCCGGGCGTCGTGTGGCGCTCAGTGGCGAGCTTCCGTGCCGACGCGGCGGGCCTGGTGGATCTGATGCGCGATGCGCCGGTCTCGGGCAGCTACGAAGGCGTGTCGGCCATGGGCCTGATCTGGTCGCAGGCCCCCGAGGTCAATGGCGCGTCGCGCGAGGTGTTCGCGGCCGAGCCGGCGGCGGCGCTGGTGACCGAGGTCACGGTGACTCGCGATGACGCGACGACGGTGCAGCGCTCATTCGTGCAACGGCTCGCAGCAGATGGCGTGACGCGTCGCGACATCCGCGAGCAGGGCCTGGTCGGCACCTTGTTCCTGCCCGCAGGCCCAGGCCCCCATCCGGCCGTGATGGTGCTCAACGGTTCCGGCGGCGGCATCAACGAGCCGCGCGCAGCGCTCTACGCCTCGCACGGCTATGCGGCGCTGGCGCTGGGTTACTTCAAGGCGCCGGGGCTGTCAGACTACATCTCGAACACGAAGCTGGAGTATTTCGAGACGGCGCTGCACTGGCTGCATCAGACGGTGAAACCGAAGCGGGGCTTCGTCGCGCTGAGCGGCCAGTCGCGTGGCGGCGAACTGGTGCTGCTGCTGGGCTCGCTCTTCCCGGATCTGGTGTCGGCGGTGATCGGCTATGTGCCCGGTGCCGTGGTGCACAGCGCGCAGAACGCCTGCGATCCCGCCACCGGGAGAGAAGGCCCGGCCTGGATCTTCCGCGGCCGGCCGCTGCCCCATCTGTGGGAGCACAACCGCACGGCCAGCTGGAAGCCCTGGGACGAGGGCCCGCAACCGCGCCGCCACACGAACGCCTTGCTGACCGCGCTGCAGGATGCCGAGGCGGTGGAGCGCGCGCGCATACGCGTGGAAAACATCCAGGGCCCGGTGATGCTGCTCAGCGCCACCGACGATGGCTCCTGGCCGTCCAGCCGCTATGGCCAGATGGTCGTCGAGCGGCTGCAGCAGTTCCAGCATCCCCACCCGGTCGAGCAGCTGGACTTCGAGGGCGCCGGCCATTCCATCGTCTTCCCCTTCGTGCCGACCACCCAGCTGGTCTATGCCCATCCGGTGTCTGGGCGGCTGAGCACTACCGGTGGCGCACCGGCCGCCAACGCGCAGGCCGATGAGGCCTCCTGGGCCGGCGTGCTGCGATTTCTGAATCAAGCCGTCCAGGCCAAGGCCTGA
- a CDS encoding ABC transporter substrate-binding protein has translation MNSSSKLTLIAAALLAAGSLASAQTLSIAFADPVSSVDPQLNNHAGDRSLALHFWDSIINSRDGGKLEPALAASWKALDDKTWEFKLRNDIKWQDGTPFTADDIVFSFQRARSVPGTVASYTGALRTVESTTAKDPHTVIIKTNTPNPMLPLDIASIYIVSKHIGEKFKTEDYNAGRAVIGTGPYKFVSYSPGDRTVFERSPTYYGPKPLWDKVNYRFISNGAARTAALLSGDVDVIDKVAVTDVDKLRKTPSVSVYTYPGLRVLLLQPSFRPGPNEFITDNAGKPLAQNPLQDQRVRQALSIAINRKGIADRVLQGTVTEANQWMPKGTFGYNPDVKDIPYSAEQAKKLLAEAGFPQGFQVTIHVPGDRYPQAPETVQAVAQFWTRVGVKTKVEVVPWSVYSSRATKNEYAVSVIAWGNGTGEAGYGLLQTLATNDAKRGRGSNNWGRYSNESVDKALDAATVEFDAGRRAAMFRHSVKLVTDDVGHIPLFHYQNIWAAKKGLKVVPLLSDRTTAMQVTKVGK, from the coding sequence ATGAACTCTTCAAGCAAGCTCACCCTGATCGCCGCCGCCCTGCTCGCCGCCGGCTCGCTGGCCTCGGCCCAGACCCTGTCCATCGCCTTTGCCGACCCGGTCTCCTCGGTCGATCCGCAGCTGAACAACCATGCCGGCGACCGCTCGCTGGCCCTGCACTTCTGGGACTCCATCATCAACTCGCGCGACGGCGGCAAGCTGGAGCCGGCGCTGGCCGCCAGCTGGAAGGCGCTGGACGACAAGACCTGGGAATTCAAGCTGCGCAACGACATCAAGTGGCAGGACGGCACGCCGTTCACCGCCGATGACATCGTGTTCTCGTTCCAGCGCGCACGCAGCGTGCCGGGCACGGTGGCCTCGTACACCGGCGCACTGCGCACGGTCGAGTCGACCACGGCGAAAGACCCGCACACGGTCATCATCAAGACCAATACGCCCAACCCGATGCTGCCGCTGGACATCGCTTCGATCTACATCGTCAGCAAGCACATCGGCGAGAAGTTCAAGACCGAGGACTACAACGCCGGCCGCGCGGTGATAGGCACCGGGCCCTACAAATTCGTGTCCTACAGCCCCGGCGACCGCACCGTGTTCGAGCGCAGCCCGACCTACTACGGCCCCAAGCCGCTGTGGGACAAGGTCAACTACCGCTTCATCAGCAATGGCGCGGCGCGCACGGCCGCCCTGCTGTCGGGCGATGTGGACGTGATCGACAAGGTGGCGGTGACCGATGTCGACAAGCTGCGCAAGACGCCTTCGGTCAGCGTCTACACCTACCCCGGCCTGCGCGTGCTGCTGCTGCAACCGAGCTTCCGCCCCGGGCCCAACGAGTTCATCACCGACAACGCCGGCAAGCCGCTGGCCCAGAACCCGCTGCAAGACCAGCGCGTGCGCCAGGCCCTGTCTATCGCCATCAACCGCAAGGGCATTGCCGACCGCGTGCTGCAGGGCACGGTGACCGAGGCCAACCAGTGGATGCCCAAGGGCACCTTCGGCTACAACCCCGACGTCAAGGACATCCCCTACAGCGCCGAGCAGGCCAAGAAGCTGCTGGCTGAGGCCGGCTTCCCGCAGGGCTTTCAGGTGACCATTCACGTGCCCGGCGACCGCTATCCGCAAGCCCCGGAAACGGTGCAGGCGGTGGCCCAGTTCTGGACACGTGTCGGTGTAAAAACCAAGGTCGAAGTCGTGCCCTGGTCGGTGTATTCCAGCCGCGCGACCAAGAACGAATACGCGGTCAGCGTGATCGCCTGGGGCAATGGCACAGGCGAGGCCGGCTACGGCCTGCTGCAGACCCTGGCCACCAACGATGCCAAGCGCGGCCGCGGCTCCAACAACTGGGGCCGCTACAGCAATGAGTCGGTGGACAAGGCGCTGGACGCCGCCACCGTCGAGTTCGACGCCGGCCGCCGCGCCGCGATGTTCCGCCACTCGGTCAAGCTGGTCACCGACGACGTCGGTCACATCCCGCTGTTCCACTACCAGAACATCTGGGCCGCGAAGAAGGGCCTGAAGGTCGTGCCGCTGCTCAGCGACCGCACGACGGCCATGCAGGTCACCAAGGTGGGCAAGTAA
- a CDS encoding ABC transporter ATP-binding protein: MSATKELPLVDLQGIAMRFGARPAPGVIGRAMRQLGWNDPPVVTHAVDGVDLSVKPGEVVGLVGESGCGKSTLGRIAAGLLEPTEGEVRVNGQALEGLDAEQRLAARLRVQMVFQDPFASLNPRLRVSRIVGEAARLHGLTDADGEDDYVAAQLQRAGLDPTLRHRYPHQFSGGQRQRIGIARALAVQPSMLVCDEAVAALDVSIQAQILNLFMDLRDELGLAYLFISHDLGVVKHLCDRVVVMYLGRVVESAPVAELFARPNHPYTRALLAEIPRIDVRRTRFAAIRGEIPSPIAPPTGCHFHPRCPQAMARCSTEVPQLRGIAIHHTSACHLNDAG; encoded by the coding sequence ATGAGCGCGACCAAGGAACTGCCGCTGGTCGATCTGCAAGGCATCGCCATGCGCTTCGGCGCACGGCCTGCGCCGGGCGTGATCGGCCGCGCGATGCGCCAGCTCGGCTGGAACGATCCGCCTGTCGTCACCCACGCGGTCGATGGCGTGGACCTGTCCGTAAAACCCGGCGAGGTCGTCGGCCTGGTAGGCGAATCGGGCTGCGGCAAGTCGACCCTGGGCCGCATCGCCGCCGGCCTGCTGGAGCCTACCGAAGGCGAGGTCCGGGTCAACGGCCAAGCGCTCGAAGGGCTGGACGCCGAGCAACGTCTGGCCGCGCGCTTGCGCGTGCAGATGGTGTTCCAGGACCCGTTCGCCAGCCTGAACCCGCGGCTGCGCGTGTCACGCATCGTCGGCGAGGCGGCGCGACTGCACGGGCTGACCGATGCGGACGGCGAAGACGACTACGTGGCCGCCCAGTTGCAGCGCGCCGGGCTGGATCCGACGCTGCGCCACCGCTACCCGCACCAGTTCAGCGGCGGCCAGCGCCAGCGCATAGGCATTGCGCGGGCCCTGGCCGTGCAGCCTTCGATGCTGGTCTGCGACGAGGCGGTGGCTGCGCTCGATGTGTCGATACAGGCACAGATACTGAATCTGTTCATGGACCTGCGCGACGAGCTGGGCCTGGCCTATCTGTTCATCAGCCATGACCTGGGCGTGGTCAAGCATCTGTGCGACCGTGTCGTCGTGATGTATCTGGGCCGGGTGGTCGAGAGCGCGCCGGTGGCCGAGCTGTTCGCGCGGCCCAACCACCCGTACACAAGGGCGCTGCTGGCCGAGATACCGCGCATCGACGTGCGCCGCACCCGCTTTGCCGCGATACGTGGCGAGATCCCCAGCCCGATCGCCCCACCCACCGGCTGCCATTTCCATCCGCGCTGTCCGCAGGCCATGGCCAGGTGCAGCACCGAGGTGCCACAGCTGCGCGGCATCGCCATCCATCACACCAGCGCCTGTCATCTGAATGACGCCGGCTGA